The Ananas comosus cultivar F153 linkage group 2, ASM154086v1, whole genome shotgun sequence genome contains a region encoding:
- the LOC109725476 gene encoding AP2-like ethylene-responsive transcription factor At1g16060, with protein sequence MAKSQKKNTSHRRESTSANTNNANNANNNGVKAKRTRKSVPRDSPLQRSSVYRGVTRHRWTGRYEAHLWDKNCWNESQNKKGKQVYLGAYDDEEAAARAYDLAALKYWGHDTILNFPVSNYEEELKDMEGLSKEEYIGSLRRKSSGFSRGVSKYRGVARHHHNGRWEARIGRVFGNKYLYLGTYATQEEAATAYDMAAIEYRGLNAVTNFDLSRYIKWLRPATDASPNPNPSPSPSPSPDSTIPFPSSILDLTHDASALDECSFLQQQQAMDQEISQLNDPHPAPSATASSALGLLLQSTKFKEMLERTSAGGGGEETSPSTEMLPPEFERRPSSCSFPEDIQTFFEGQNSENYIDDNDAIFRDLDAFSSSIFECALDS encoded by the exons ATGGCGAAGAGCCAAAAAAAGAACACCTCCCACCGCCGCGAGAGCACCTCCGCGAACACCAACAACGCAAACAACGCCAACAACAACGGAGTCAAGGCGAAGAGGACGAGAAAGAGCGTCCCGAGGGACTCTCCTCTGCAACGTAGCTCCGTGTATAGGGGAGTGACGAG GCACCGGTGGACGGGCCGATACGAGGCTCATTTGTGGGACAAGAATTGCTGGAATGAGTCCCAGAACAAGAAGGGTAAACAAG TTTATCTTG GGGCTTATGATGATGAGGAAGCAGCAGCAAGAGCTTATGACCTGGCTGCATTAAAATACTGGGGCCATGACACCATCCTCAACTTCCCG GTATCAAATTACGAAGAAGAGCTAAAAGACATGGAAGGGTTATCCAAGGAAGAGTACATTGGATCCTTAAGaag GAAAAGTAGTGGGTTTTCAAGGGGAGTCTCAAAGTATAGAGGAGTTGCAAg gCATCACCATAATGGAAGATGGGAAGCGCGGATTGGCCGAGTTTTCGGCAACAAATATCTTTATCTTGGAACTTATG CAACACAAGAAGAGGCCGCGACAGCATACGACATGGCGGCGATCGAGTATCGGGGCCTGAATGCCGTCACAAACTTTGACCTCAGCCGCTACATCAAATGGCTCCGCCCCGCCACCGACgcaagccctaaccctaaccctagccctagccctagccctagccccGACTCTACCATCCCTTTCCCCTCTTCCATTCTCGACCTAACACACGACGCCTCCGCCCTCGACGAATGCAGCTTCCTCCAGCAGCAGCAAGCAATGGATCAAGAGATCTCTCAACTCAACGATCCACATCCCGCGCCCTCTGCCACAGCCTCATCTGCGCTCGGACTACTACTCCAATCAACCAAGTTTAAAGAGATGTTGGAGAGGACGTCAGCGGGGGGAGGCGGTGAGGAGACGTCACCGTCGACAGAGATGTTGCCACCGGAGTTCGAGAGGAGACCATCGAGCTGCAGCTTTCCCGAGGACATACAAACATTCTTCGAGGGCCAAAACAGCGAGAACTACATCGACGACAACGACGCTATCTTTCGCGACCTCGACGCCTTTTCGTCGTCGATTTTCGAATGCGCGCTCGACTCGTGA